One part of the Cyclobacteriaceae bacterium genome encodes these proteins:
- a CDS encoding DUF4105 domain-containing protein, with the protein MKKVIGCLLSLLVTVASFSQQLSDKAEISVITCGPGQEAVFTAFGHSAFRVYDPENGINAAFNYGVFDFDQPNFYLNFARGHNRYRLAVQDFERFEYVYQYYNRYVHEQVLDLTTDQKQKLFDYLAWNARPENQFYFYDYFYDNCATKLPEVVQKVFGGSVVFDGSYITKPLSIRALTDLYLKYQPWGDLGIDLCLGLPMDKIATPYEHMFLPDYVEYGFDHATLNGKPLVKEKLIRYEARPEAYSNGIVQPLYVFSLFALITLVITVYDLKRKKTSNWFDVLLFGMIGLIGLLLFLLWVATDHRAAANNLNVLWALPTHIVVAFMVFTPREWLRKYFLIVLIINSLLLISWAWLPQTLHFSLVPIVIALSARAYVQYKR; encoded by the coding sequence ATGAAAAAAGTAATTGGCTGCCTGCTAAGTTTACTGGTTACGGTAGCATCCTTTTCACAACAACTATCCGATAAGGCTGAAATATCGGTGATAACCTGTGGCCCCGGGCAAGAAGCTGTTTTTACTGCTTTTGGCCACAGCGCATTTCGGGTTTACGATCCGGAAAACGGGATAAATGCCGCCTTCAATTACGGTGTTTTCGATTTCGACCAGCCCAACTTTTACCTGAATTTTGCCCGTGGCCATAATCGCTACCGGTTGGCCGTTCAGGATTTTGAACGCTTCGAATACGTTTACCAATATTACAACCGGTACGTTCATGAGCAGGTACTGGACCTTACCACCGATCAAAAACAAAAACTTTTTGACTACCTCGCCTGGAATGCACGACCCGAAAACCAGTTTTACTTTTACGATTACTTCTACGACAACTGCGCCACAAAACTTCCGGAAGTTGTTCAAAAAGTATTTGGTGGGTCTGTTGTTTTTGATGGATCCTATATTACTAAACCCTTGTCCATCCGGGCGCTTACAGACCTTTACCTGAAGTACCAACCCTGGGGCGATTTAGGCATTGATCTTTGCCTGGGCTTGCCCATGGATAAAATTGCCACCCCTTACGAACACATGTTCCTACCCGACTATGTTGAGTATGGATTTGACCACGCCACCCTTAATGGTAAGCCGCTGGTAAAAGAAAAACTAATCCGGTATGAAGCAAGGCCTGAGGCTTATAGCAACGGCATCGTTCAGCCACTTTATGTTTTTTCATTGTTCGCACTCATTACGTTGGTGATAACTGTTTACGATCTAAAGCGAAAAAAGACATCAAACTGGTTTGATGTTTTGCTGTTTGGCATGATTGGATTAATCGGGCTATTGCTGTTTCTTCTTTGGGTTGCAACCGACCATCGTGCGGCAGCCAATAACCTGAATGTGCTATGGGCATTACCCACGCACATTGTAGTCGCTTTTATGGTTTTTACACCCCGTGAGTGGTTGCGGAAATATTTTTTAATTGTGCTGATCATTAATTCCCTGCTGCTCATTTCATGGGCATGGCTACCACAAACCCTGCATTTTTCCCTCGTTCCTATTGTTATCGCACTTAGCGCACGAGCATATGTTCAGTACAAACGTTAA
- a CDS encoding SPASM domain-containing protein: protein MSNLRDIINGISKSSPQRVLNAARIWSSYHQSKLTGKALIKGLPISISIEPTTSCNLRCPECPSGLRSFTRATGMLQQELFKNVIDQLASKLSYLIFYFQGEPYLNPQFLDMVNYAGSKGIYTSTSTNAHYFTDQTAKATIESGLDRLIISIDGTSQGTYESYRVGGSLDKVIAGTKKILEWKRKLHSKTPHTIFQFLVVKPNEHEIPDVYKLAHELGVDEVVLKTAQIYDFENGSDLIPVQDKYSRYKKNEAGKYAIKNNLDNHCWKMWHSCVITWDGKVVPCCFDKDAHFVLGDLTKNTFEEIWFGESYNNFRASLLKSRKEIEICKNCTEGTKVWA, encoded by the coding sequence ATGTCGAACTTGCGCGACATAATTAATGGAATTTCAAAATCCTCACCTCAGCGTGTGCTTAATGCTGCGCGTATTTGGTCGAGCTACCATCAATCAAAGTTAACCGGAAAGGCACTCATTAAAGGTTTGCCCATCAGTATTTCAATAGAGCCTACCACCAGTTGTAACTTACGCTGCCCCGAATGCCCCAGTGGGTTACGATCCTTCACGCGTGCTACCGGAATGCTTCAGCAGGAGCTTTTTAAAAACGTTATCGATCAACTGGCATCAAAGCTCAGCTACCTCATTTTTTATTTTCAAGGTGAGCCTTACCTGAACCCACAGTTTTTGGATATGGTGAACTACGCAGGCAGTAAGGGAATTTATACGTCCACTTCCACTAACGCGCATTATTTTACAGATCAAACGGCTAAAGCAACTATTGAATCAGGACTTGACAGATTAATTATTTCCATTGACGGGACCTCTCAGGGTACGTACGAATCCTATCGTGTAGGCGGAAGCCTGGACAAAGTGATTGCAGGCACGAAAAAAATACTGGAATGGAAGAGAAAGCTCCACTCAAAAACGCCACATACAATATTTCAGTTTTTAGTGGTTAAACCGAATGAACATGAAATACCAGATGTTTATAAACTAGCCCATGAGTTGGGTGTTGATGAGGTTGTACTAAAGACAGCACAGATTTACGACTTTGAAAATGGTTCGGATTTAATTCCTGTTCAGGATAAGTATTCAAGGTATAAGAAGAACGAAGCCGGTAAATATGCCATTAAGAATAACCTCGATAATCACTGTTGGAAAATGTGGCACAGTTGTGTGATCACCTGGGATGGAAAAGTTGTGCCCTGCTGTTTTGATAAAGACGCGCACTTTGTGCTGGGCGACCTGACAAAAAATACATTTGAAGAGATCTGGTTTGGCGAATCCTATAATAATTTTCGGGCTTCGCTACTTAAATCCCGGAAGGAAATTGAGATTTGTAAAAACTGTACGGAAGGAACGAAAGTGTGGGCTTAA
- the lpdA gene encoding dihydrolipoyl dehydrogenase — protein sequence MSSFQYNVVVIGSGPGGYVAAIRCAQLGMKTAIIEKYNTLGGTCLNVGCIPSKAMLDSSEHFHNAEHTFAEHGIDISKPKANLAQMIKRKAGVVTANVEGIAFLMKKNKIDVHTGEGSFVDKNTIKITSNDGKEKTITGEKIIIATGSKPTPLPFAPFDKKRIISSTEALELKEIPKHLIVVGGGVIGMELGSVYARIGSKVTVVEFLDSIIPTMDGTLGKELQKATKKLGIEFYLGHKVTSIENKGKEVLLKAEDKSGKQVELKGDYCLVSIGRRPYTEGLGLDKVGIETDRGQIPVDNHLRTKVENIYAIGDVVRGAMLAHKAEEEGVMVAEQLAGQKPHINYNLIPGVVYTWPEVASVGYTEEQLKKDGKAYKIGSFPYKALGRARASMDLDGLVKILADKNTDEILGVHIIGARAADMIAAGVVAMEYRASAEDVARMSHAHPTYMEAVKEACLAATANRPLHL from the coding sequence ATGAGCTCCTTCCAATATAATGTAGTTGTTATCGGTTCTGGCCCCGGTGGTTATGTGGCCGCTATCCGGTGCGCACAACTTGGCATGAAAACCGCCATCATTGAAAAATATAATACTCTTGGCGGCACGTGCTTAAACGTGGGTTGTATTCCTTCCAAGGCAATGCTTGACTCGTCTGAACATTTTCATAATGCCGAGCATACATTTGCCGAACATGGTATTGACATTTCAAAGCCTAAAGCAAACCTGGCTCAAATGATTAAACGTAAAGCCGGTGTGGTAACGGCTAATGTTGAGGGTATCGCTTTCTTAATGAAGAAAAATAAAATAGATGTCCACACGGGAGAAGGTTCATTTGTAGATAAAAATACGATCAAGATCACTTCGAATGACGGCAAGGAGAAGACCATTACTGGCGAAAAGATTATTATCGCAACCGGTTCAAAGCCAACACCCCTTCCTTTCGCACCTTTTGATAAGAAACGCATCATCTCCAGTACAGAAGCATTGGAGTTGAAAGAAATACCCAAGCACCTTATTGTTGTGGGCGGAGGAGTAATTGGCATGGAGCTGGGTTCGGTGTACGCCCGCATCGGCTCAAAAGTAACGGTAGTTGAATTTTTGGACAGCATTATCCCTACCATGGATGGTACGTTGGGTAAGGAGCTTCAAAAAGCAACCAAGAAACTTGGCATTGAATTTTACCTCGGCCATAAAGTCACTTCAATTGAAAACAAGGGCAAAGAAGTTTTACTAAAGGCAGAAGATAAAAGTGGTAAGCAAGTAGAACTAAAGGGCGACTATTGCCTGGTGAGTATCGGGCGCAGGCCGTATACCGAAGGTTTAGGTTTAGACAAAGTTGGTATTGAAACCGACCGTGGGCAAATACCAGTTGATAATCACTTACGTACCAAGGTTGAAAATATTTATGCCATTGGCGATGTAGTGCGTGGCGCCATGCTGGCACACAAAGCTGAGGAAGAGGGGGTGATGGTGGCAGAGCAATTGGCCGGACAAAAACCTCATATCAACTACAATTTGATTCCAGGCGTTGTGTACACCTGGCCAGAGGTAGCCAGTGTTGGCTATACCGAAGAACAATTAAAGAAAGACGGAAAGGCCTATAAGATTGGCAGTTTTCCCTACAAAGCGCTTGGCCGTGCACGCGCCTCCATGGACCTGGATGGCCTTGTAAAAATACTGGCCGATAAAAACACGGATGAAATTTTAGGTGTGCACATAATTGGTGCTCGCGCAGCCGACATGATTGCTGCCGGAGTGGTGGCTATGGAATACCGCGCTTCAGCCGAAGATGTTGCCCGCATGTCGCACGCGCACCCTACCTACATGGAAGCGGTTAAGGAAGCCTGCCTGGCGGCAACAGCTAACCGCCCCCTGCACCTGTAA
- the rimM gene encoding 16S rRNA processing protein RimM, whose amino-acid sequence MKKEDCYKAGFIMRPHGLKGEVTVSLDPDSPADWGSLQSVLIENHNTLVPYFIENVSVKNDKAFIKFEDVSTPEEATRLKNLSIYLLKSSRPKLTVADFYDDEIIGFDVNDQTLGLLGKVVTLERAGVNRFIILDHKGKDVMIPAQPPLVKSVNRAKKVISVNLPDGFLDI is encoded by the coding sequence ATGAAAAAAGAAGATTGCTATAAAGCAGGCTTCATCATGCGGCCCCATGGGCTAAAGGGTGAAGTAACTGTTTCGCTTGATCCCGACTCACCGGCAGACTGGGGGTCATTGCAATCGGTGCTGATTGAAAACCACAACACCCTGGTACCCTATTTTATCGAAAATGTGTCCGTCAAAAATGACAAAGCCTTTATAAAATTTGAAGATGTTTCAACACCCGAAGAAGCCACAAGATTAAAAAACCTATCCATTTATCTTCTCAAGAGTTCACGACCCAAATTAACCGTTGCAGACTTTTATGATGATGAAATTATAGGCTTCGATGTAAACGATCAAACATTAGGGCTGTTGGGCAAAGTGGTAACATTGGAGCGGGCCGGGGTTAATCGGTTTATCATTTTAGATCACAAGGGTAAAGATGTTATGATTCCGGCACAGCCACCCCTTGTCAAGTCAGTTAACCGAGCAAAAAAAGTTATAAGCGTAAACCTTCCTGATGGTTTTTTGGATATTTGA
- the odhB gene encoding 2-oxoglutarate dehydrogenase complex dihydrolipoyllysine-residue succinyltransferase yields the protein MAIQVKVPTVGESITEVTIANWLKKDGDAVQMDEVIAELESDKATFELTAPAAGVLRIKKQVGDAVPIGDLICEIEESTGATAQKPESKPAATSAPAVPKATGAVKEMNVPAVGESITEVTISTWLKKDGDFVKLDEVIAEVESDKATFELPAEANGILRIVAKEKETLPIGGLICKIEVMEGVPAGEQGSAKPAETSTSSTSGDKSYAAGHPSPAAAKILDEKGIAASQVQGSGVGGRITKEDALKAQPGSKQEATKPAASSPPVISGGVSRNQRREKMTSLRKTIARRLVAVKNETAMLTTFNEVDMKPIMDMRAKYKDKFKEKYGVGLGFMSFFTKAVCQALKEWPAVNAQIDGDEIVYHDYCDISIAVSTPRGLVVPVIRNAESLTFDQIETEIGRLAARGRDGKLSIDEMTGGTFSITNGGVFGSMLSTPIINPPQSAILGMHNIVERPVVKNGQVVVTPVMYVALSYDHRIIDGRESVSFLVRVKEMLEDPGRLILGV from the coding sequence ATGGCTATACAAGTAAAAGTACCCACCGTTGGTGAATCCATTACTGAAGTTACGATTGCCAACTGGCTTAAAAAAGATGGTGATGCTGTGCAGATGGATGAAGTAATTGCTGAACTGGAATCGGACAAAGCAACTTTTGAATTGACAGCACCCGCAGCGGGTGTCTTGCGCATAAAAAAACAGGTTGGCGATGCTGTGCCCATTGGTGACCTGATTTGTGAGATCGAAGAATCAACCGGGGCAACCGCTCAGAAACCTGAAAGTAAGCCTGCGGCAACATCAGCACCTGCTGTGCCTAAGGCTACCGGTGCTGTAAAAGAAATGAACGTGCCAGCCGTAGGCGAGTCCATCACGGAAGTAACTATTTCTACCTGGTTAAAAAAGGATGGCGACTTTGTGAAACTGGATGAAGTGATTGCAGAAGTTGAATCCGATAAAGCAACTTTTGAGTTGCCGGCAGAAGCCAACGGTATTCTTAGAATTGTTGCGAAAGAAAAGGAAACACTACCTATTGGCGGACTGATTTGTAAAATTGAAGTGATGGAAGGTGTGCCTGCTGGCGAACAAGGATCGGCAAAGCCAGCAGAAACCTCAACCTCATCAACTTCTGGCGACAAGTCGTATGCAGCCGGTCACCCTTCACCGGCCGCAGCAAAAATCCTGGATGAAAAAGGAATAGCTGCCTCCCAGGTTCAAGGTTCCGGTGTAGGTGGAAGAATAACCAAAGAGGATGCCTTGAAAGCACAACCCGGCTCGAAGCAGGAAGCAACCAAGCCTGCTGCTTCAAGTCCTCCGGTTATTAGTGGTGGGGTTTCCCGTAATCAGCGCAGGGAAAAAATGACATCACTGCGCAAAACCATAGCACGCAGGCTGGTTGCTGTAAAAAATGAAACCGCCATGCTCACAACCTTCAATGAGGTTGACATGAAACCGATTATGGACATGCGTGCAAAGTACAAGGATAAGTTTAAAGAGAAATATGGTGTGGGCCTGGGCTTCATGTCGTTTTTCACCAAAGCCGTTTGCCAGGCGTTGAAAGAGTGGCCAGCGGTAAATGCCCAAATTGATGGTGATGAAATTGTTTACCACGATTACTGCGATATTTCAATAGCAGTTTCTACACCACGCGGGTTGGTGGTTCCGGTAATCCGCAATGCAGAATCTTTAACATTCGATCAAATTGAAACGGAGATAGGAAGGCTCGCAGCGCGTGGCCGCGATGGTAAACTTTCCATTGATGAAATGACAGGCGGAACGTTCTCCATTACAAATGGGGGCGTATTTGGCTCCATGTTGTCAACACCAATTATTAACCCGCCACAATCGGCTATTTTAGGTATGCATAACATTGTGGAACGACCCGTGGTAAAAAACGGACAGGTTGTAGTTACACCTGTAATGTACGTGGCGCTGTCATATGACCACCGTATTATCGATGGCCGCGAGTCGGTTAGTTTTTTGGTGAGGGTGAAAGAAATGCTGGAAGATCCCGGGAGATTGATACTCGGAGTTTAA
- a CDS encoding HAMP domain-containing histidine kinase codes for MPTVKVSIMTEQLKKLSDWLGVRHPDDAGVFFTTRRAVLYTRILLVTAVAIFGTLIKDVIDQGFSFVPIVIFLLSVVISISIVLNRIGKTTASKIIFLLLLNLVIGLLCSVIPPERLAFVFFFPLLIMAYVLFEDHQRAYQRFFVGLSSVMLLLLAFTDFKLFWDYQLSVSELGQKNMIINIIVTIIIISLCVDFLIRSNKRAEDSLKKQAAFIAQQNLELKKINTELDRFVYSASHDLRAPLVSIQGLSKIAMEEAQHETDKRYFKLINDRVVRLDDFIRDIIDYSRNARTELIRETFALEPMICEIIENLKYIEGADKIVFHIDRPLPDVVTDKSRLKIVLSNIIANAIKYHNLRHETPFIKISAKIENENLNLSIADNGAGIPTEALPKIFDMFYRASDRAGGSGLGLYIVKEMVQKLNGTIRVESAFGAGTTFFITIPLQSKQ; via the coding sequence TTGCCCACCGTGAAAGTGTCTATCATGACGGAGCAGTTGAAAAAATTGAGCGATTGGTTAGGGGTGCGGCATCCGGATGACGCAGGTGTTTTTTTTACTACCCGCAGGGCAGTGCTATATACCCGTATTTTGTTGGTTACGGCTGTCGCCATATTTGGCACGTTGATAAAAGATGTCATCGACCAGGGTTTTTCTTTTGTTCCGATTGTTATTTTTTTATTATCAGTTGTTATCAGTATTTCCATTGTTTTAAATCGAATAGGTAAAACCACAGCCTCTAAAATAATTTTTCTTTTATTGTTGAACCTGGTCATAGGCTTATTGTGTTCGGTAATCCCGCCCGAGCGGTTGGCATTTGTTTTTTTCTTTCCCCTGCTGATTATGGCTTACGTTCTTTTCGAAGATCACCAGCGTGCTTACCAGCGTTTTTTTGTTGGCCTTTCTTCGGTGATGCTATTACTGCTTGCCTTTACTGATTTTAAACTATTCTGGGATTACCAGCTTTCGGTTTCGGAACTGGGCCAGAAAAATATGATTATCAATATTATCGTAACGATTATCATTATTTCCCTTTGCGTTGATTTCCTTATCCGTTCAAATAAGCGGGCAGAAGATAGCTTAAAGAAGCAGGCAGCGTTTATTGCACAACAAAACCTGGAGTTGAAGAAGATCAATACCGAGTTGGATCGGTTTGTTTACAGCGCCTCACATGATTTGCGCGCCCCGCTCGTATCCATTCAGGGGCTTTCAAAAATAGCCATGGAAGAAGCACAGCACGAAACGGACAAGCGGTATTTCAAGTTGATCAACGATCGTGTAGTCCGGTTGGATGACTTTATCCGCGATATTATTGATTATTCACGCAACGCCAGGACAGAATTAATAAGGGAAACTTTTGCACTGGAACCCATGATTTGTGAAATCATCGAAAACCTGAAGTACATTGAAGGCGCGGATAAAATTGTTTTCCATATTGATCGCCCACTCCCTGACGTGGTTACCGATAAGAGCAGACTGAAGATTGTGTTATCGAATATTATTGCCAATGCCATTAAATACCACAACTTAAGGCATGAAACTCCCTTCATTAAAATTTCGGCAAAAATTGAAAATGAAAACCTTAATCTATCCATTGCCGATAATGGTGCCGGAATACCAACCGAGGCACTACCAAAAATTTTTGATATGTTTTACCGGGCCAGCGACCGAGCAGGCGGATCAGGCCTTGGGTTATACATTGTGAAAGAAATGGTTCAGAAACTTAACGGAACCATTCGGGTGGAGTCAGCATTTGGCGCGGGCACAACTTTCTTCATAACAATTCCACTTCAGTCAAAACAGTAA
- a CDS encoding 2-oxoglutarate dehydrogenase E1 component — MDKYSYLSNADVSYLDQLYQNYKSDPSSVDHTWQKFFEGYEFSQQRYGENGAGGGTADTHSIKETQVRNLIFAYRSFGHLASKTNPVRERRNHNVHFDLKFFGLTDADLDAEFDVASEIGMSRTTLRNIVDKLKAIYLGPIGFEYNYIRNDEVRQWFFNKCENEYFNHNPSLEEKKRILGKLNEAVVFENFLHTKFLGQKRFSLEGGENTIPALQAIINKAAELDVKEVVIGMAHRGRLNVLSNILGKTYEQIFTEFEGNINPDATMGDGDVKYHLGYASRIDTPSGKKIYVKLTPNPSHLEAVNPLVVGYTRGQIDDEFGGDLKKAMAILIHGDAAVAGQGIVYEVAQMSGLPGYTTGGTVHFVINNQVGFTTDYDDARTSIYCTDVSKIIDAPVLHVNGDDAEAVTFAANLAVEYRQKFGKDIFIDLLCYRRHGHNESDEPKFTQPKLYNIIAKHPNPREVYVSKLTTSGVDGAAMAEEMDKNFRNQLQDRLNEVKQKPLPYKFQDSEEEWATMRKAVAEDFDKSPDTSIPGQVVEKVAKALTTIPEGFKPIKQIEKLIKDRKAAFFEDKLLGWAEAELLAFGSLLQEKIIVRMSGQDVKRGTFSHRHAYFWDANTNQSYCGLNHIGEGQAKLHMYNSLLSEFGVMGFEYGYSMATPHALVIWEAQFGDFVNGAQVIIDQFLTSAESKWQRQNGLVLLLPHGYEGQGPEHSSARPERFLQQAAELNMVVANMTSASNYFHLLRRQVKWEFRKPCVVFSPKSLLRHPGVVSPVKDFSSGVFTEVLDDPNAMAKEVKRVVLCTGKVFFDLQEYQQKKKIKNTALVRLEQLYPFPKKQLETVLKKYKNAELIWAQEEPYNMGYWAYIQRFMPDEKLKVVARKSSASPATGYSKVHKAEQEKIINLAFEI, encoded by the coding sequence ATGGATAAATATTCCTACCTCTCCAATGCTGATGTAAGCTACCTCGACCAACTTTATCAGAATTATAAAAGTGACCCATCCAGCGTTGATCATACCTGGCAGAAGTTTTTTGAAGGTTATGAATTTTCCCAACAACGCTATGGCGAAAATGGTGCAGGAGGCGGAACTGCCGATACGCATTCAATTAAGGAAACCCAGGTGCGCAACCTGATTTTTGCCTATCGCTCTTTTGGGCATCTCGCGTCAAAAACAAATCCTGTTCGGGAAAGGAGAAATCATAATGTTCATTTTGATTTGAAATTCTTTGGCCTTACCGATGCCGACCTGGATGCCGAGTTTGATGTAGCCAGTGAAATTGGTATGAGCCGCACCACGTTGCGTAACATTGTTGATAAGCTCAAGGCTATTTACCTGGGCCCCATTGGTTTCGAGTACAATTACATCCGCAACGATGAGGTACGCCAGTGGTTTTTTAATAAATGCGAGAATGAATATTTCAACCACAATCCCAGCCTGGAGGAGAAGAAACGAATTTTAGGCAAGCTTAATGAGGCAGTTGTGTTTGAGAACTTTCTGCACACAAAATTCCTCGGCCAGAAACGGTTTTCATTGGAAGGTGGTGAAAATACCATACCCGCGCTTCAGGCCATTATCAATAAGGCTGCCGAGCTTGATGTAAAGGAAGTTGTTATTGGCATGGCTCACCGTGGCCGGTTAAATGTGCTCTCGAATATTCTTGGAAAAACCTATGAGCAGATTTTTACCGAATTTGAAGGAAATATAAATCCCGATGCTACCATGGGCGATGGCGATGTAAAATATCACCTGGGGTATGCCAGCCGCATAGACACACCATCCGGAAAAAAGATATACGTCAAGTTAACGCCCAATCCTTCGCATCTGGAGGCGGTTAACCCTTTGGTGGTTGGCTATACCCGCGGCCAGATTGATGATGAATTTGGCGGTGACCTTAAAAAAGCCATGGCCATTCTCATCCATGGCGATGCGGCCGTTGCCGGCCAGGGCATTGTATATGAAGTAGCACAAATGTCGGGGTTGCCGGGTTATACAACCGGTGGCACGGTTCATTTTGTGATCAACAACCAGGTGGGCTTTACTACCGATTATGACGATGCGCGTACATCTATTTATTGCACGGATGTATCTAAAATTATTGATGCGCCTGTGCTACATGTGAATGGTGATGATGCGGAGGCCGTTACGTTTGCTGCTAACCTTGCCGTAGAGTACCGGCAGAAGTTTGGAAAGGACATTTTTATTGATTTGCTCTGCTACCGCAGGCATGGCCATAATGAAAGCGATGAGCCTAAATTTACCCAACCCAAACTCTACAATATCATTGCAAAGCACCCTAACCCACGCGAAGTATACGTATCAAAACTAACCACCAGCGGGGTTGACGGTGCCGCAATGGCGGAGGAAATGGACAAAAATTTCCGCAACCAACTTCAGGATCGCCTGAATGAAGTAAAGCAAAAACCACTGCCTTATAAATTCCAGGATAGCGAAGAAGAGTGGGCTACCATGCGCAAAGCCGTTGCCGAAGATTTCGATAAATCGCCTGACACTTCCATTCCGGGTCAAGTAGTAGAAAAGGTGGCTAAAGCATTAACTACTATACCGGAAGGCTTTAAGCCCATCAAACAAATTGAAAAATTAATAAAGGACAGGAAGGCTGCTTTTTTTGAAGATAAACTTTTAGGCTGGGCAGAAGCTGAGCTTTTGGCATTTGGTTCTTTGTTGCAAGAAAAAATTATTGTCCGCATGTCGGGTCAGGATGTTAAGCGTGGCACGTTTTCGCACCGCCATGCTTATTTCTGGGATGCCAACACGAATCAGTCTTATTGCGGCCTCAATCATATTGGCGAGGGACAGGCAAAATTGCATATGTATAACTCCCTTCTTTCTGAATTTGGTGTAATGGGTTTTGAATATGGGTATTCCATGGCAACCCCTCACGCACTGGTTATTTGGGAAGCCCAGTTCGGTGACTTTGTAAATGGTGCGCAGGTGATTATCGATCAGTTCCTGACCAGCGCAGAATCGAAATGGCAACGACAAAACGGATTGGTATTACTGCTTCCTCATGGTTACGAAGGTCAGGGTCCCGAACACTCAAGTGCCCGCCCCGAACGCTTCTTACAGCAGGCCGCTGAGTTGAATATGGTGGTAGCGAATATGACATCCGCTTCCAATTACTTCCACTTGTTAAGAAGGCAAGTGAAGTGGGAGTTTAGAAAACCGTGTGTGGTATTCTCTCCGAAATCATTGTTGCGCCATCCTGGTGTTGTTTCTCCTGTAAAAGATTTTTCCTCAGGCGTGTTTACCGAAGTGCTTGACGACCCTAACGCCATGGCTAAAGAGGTTAAGCGTGTAGTGCTATGCACAGGCAAAGTATTCTTTGATTTGCAGGAATATCAGCAAAAGAAGAAAATAAAAAATACTGCACTGGTTCGCCTGGAACAACTTTATCCATTCCCTAAAAAGCAACTGGAAACGGTACTCAAAAAATATAAGAATGCGGAGTTGATCTGGGCACAGGAAGAACCTTACAATATGGGTTACTGGGCATACATTCAACGTTTTATGCCGGATGAAAAACTGAAAGTAGTGGCCCGAAAGTCAAGTGCTTCACCGGCCACCGGCTACTCTAAAGTTCATAAAGCTGAGCAGGAAAAAATCATCAACCTGGCTTTCGAAATTTAA
- a CDS encoding 30S ribosomal protein S16 has protein sequence MAVKIRLARRGRKKLAKYDVIIADARAPRDGRFIEKIGTYNPLTVPASIELDEEKAFQWLMNGAQPTDTVKAMLSYRGIMLRKHLQIGVIKGALSQEDADKKLSDWKQAKDAKIKNRVNTLADDKQAKAKARKEAEAKIKEARAEAIRKKAEAASVAETPEATTETEAPTAEV, from the coding sequence ATGGCAGTTAAGATCAGATTGGCCCGCAGAGGCCGCAAAAAACTGGCGAAATACGATGTTATAATCGCTGATGCCAGGGCACCACGCGATGGTCGCTTTATTGAAAAGATTGGTACGTATAACCCGTTAACGGTTCCGGCCAGCATTGAATTAGACGAAGAAAAGGCCTTTCAATGGCTTATGAATGGTGCACAACCTACAGACACCGTAAAAGCTATGCTTTCTTACCGGGGTATCATGTTACGCAAGCATCTTCAAATTGGCGTAATTAAGGGTGCGCTTTCACAAGAAGATGCCGACAAGAAATTAAGCGATTGGAAACAAGCCAAGGATGCTAAAATCAAAAACCGGGTTAACACCCTGGCCGATGATAAGCAAGCCAAAGCAAAAGCCCGCAAGGAAGCAGAAGCCAAGATTAAGGAGGCAAGAGCAGAAGCCATTCGGAAAAAAGCAGAAGCTGCTTCCGTTGCTGAAACTCCCGAAGCCACTACCGAAACGGAAGCTCCCACGGCAGAAGTATAA